From a region of the Bacillus oleivorans genome:
- a CDS encoding M24 family metallopeptidase, producing MNAKNEALQAWMNESNVDVSIATSKYNVFYLSGYYSEPHERLLAYVSFKNQQPILLCPAMEVHDAKNAAPHAEVIGYLDTDDSMELLSNEIKKRSSQFAVVALEKEHLHVLRFESLLKAFPETKWVSLEDKLQMLRMVKDEEEIKKIQKACELADFAVEVGVKTLREGITEMEVIAEIEYEVKKKGVREMSFSTMVLAGPNAASPHGTPGAAKVKKGDLVLFDLGVIFEGYCSDITRTVAFGDISEEQAKIYETVKNAEMKAIEACRIGKTCADIDNIARNYIKDAGYSAYFPHRLGHGLGLSVHEFPSLTGHNQVPLEKGMCFTIEPGIYVPNVAGVRIEDDIVVTANEPLVLTKYPKELQIII from the coding sequence ATGAATGCAAAAAATGAAGCTTTACAAGCGTGGATGAATGAGTCAAATGTCGACGTATCCATTGCAACTTCAAAGTATAATGTTTTTTACTTGTCTGGTTATTATAGTGAACCGCATGAACGTTTATTAGCCTATGTTAGCTTTAAAAACCAACAGCCAATCCTTCTATGCCCTGCTATGGAAGTCCATGATGCAAAAAATGCTGCCCCCCATGCTGAAGTGATCGGCTATTTGGATACAGATGACTCCATGGAACTGTTAAGCAATGAAATTAAAAAGAGAAGCAGTCAGTTTGCTGTAGTTGCACTTGAGAAAGAACATCTCCATGTATTACGGTTTGAAAGTCTTCTAAAGGCATTTCCAGAAACAAAATGGGTTTCTCTCGAAGATAAACTTCAAATGCTGCGCATGGTAAAAGATGAAGAGGAAATTAAAAAAATCCAAAAAGCTTGTGAATTAGCTGATTTTGCAGTAGAAGTTGGTGTAAAAACACTTCGTGAGGGGATCACAGAAATGGAAGTGATTGCCGAAATAGAGTATGAGGTTAAGAAAAAAGGTGTTCGTGAAATGTCCTTCTCTACAATGGTCTTAGCTGGTCCTAATGCGGCTTCTCCACATGGCACACCTGGAGCTGCCAAGGTTAAAAAAGGAGATCTGGTTTTGTTTGACCTAGGAGTTATTTTTGAAGGATACTGCTCAGATATAACTAGAACCGTAGCATTCGGTGACATTAGTGAGGAACAGGCCAAAATTTATGAAACTGTAAAAAACGCTGAGATGAAAGCAATCGAAGCTTGCCGAATTGGAAAAACCTGTGCTGATATCGATAACATCGCCCGCAATTACATAAAGGATGCAGGTTATAGCGCCTATTTTCCGCATAGATTGGGCCATGGCCTGGGATTAAGTGTTCATGAATTTCCATCCTTAACAGGCCATAATCAAGTACCCCTGGAAAAAGGTATGTGCTTTACGATTGAACCTGGAATTTATGTGCCTAATGTGGCAGGTGTTCGGATTGAAGATGATATTGTCGTCACTGCTAACGAACCATTAGTTCTTACTAAATATCCGAAGGAATTACAAATAATAATCTAA
- a CDS encoding metal-dependent hydrolase yields the protein MKVSYHGHAVVKVDADEKVILIDPFINGNGLTDLNVENEAPDVILLTHGHGDHIGDTVELAKKKNALVIANNEIANYLSWQGLNVHAMHIGGKYQFDFGTVMLTQAFHGSAMITEDQQIIYLGMPAGILLTIKGKTIYHAGDTGLFSDMKLIGERHPIDLAFLPIGDNFTMGPEDAAYAAELLKAKMAVPIHYNTFPPIKQDPYAFVKLLKDKNGLVMNPGDSIEL from the coding sequence ATGAAGGTTTCGTATCATGGACACGCGGTTGTTAAAGTTGATGCAGATGAAAAAGTGATTTTAATCGACCCATTTATTAACGGGAATGGTCTAACAGATCTAAATGTAGAAAACGAAGCACCTGATGTCATATTGCTAACACATGGTCACGGAGACCACATTGGCGATACCGTGGAACTGGCTAAAAAGAAAAATGCTCTTGTTATCGCGAATAATGAAATCGCCAATTACTTAAGCTGGCAAGGTTTGAATGTGCATGCCATGCATATCGGCGGCAAGTATCAGTTTGATTTCGGAACAGTTATGCTTACCCAGGCTTTCCATGGATCGGCGATGATAACTGAAGATCAGCAGATTATTTATTTGGGTATGCCTGCAGGAATTCTTTTAACCATAAAAGGAAAGACCATATATCATGCAGGGGACACGGGTCTTTTCTCTGATATGAAGTTAATCGGGGAACGTCATCCAATTGATCTTGCCTTTCTTCCGATTGGTGACAACTTTACAATGGGACCTGAGGATGCAGCTTATGCGGCAGAGTTATTAAAGGCAAAAATGGCAGTACCGATTCACTACAATACGTTCCCGCCTATTAAGCAAGATCCTTATGCATTTGTTAAATTATTAAAAGATAAAAATGGGTTGGTTATGAACCCTGGTGATTCGATAGAATTATAA